Proteins from a single region of Parasedimentitalea psychrophila:
- a CDS encoding response regulator transcription factor, whose amino-acid sequence MKTPLITILDDEPEIRQILTEALEEAGFRTQSFARAREFEASLKRVTPDVCLVDLSLPDTDGLSLVHRLALEQGAAVIIISGRAQVQDRVTGLELGADDYITKPFDPVEVVARVRARLRSGPRPATQSGNTAHFSGWIAHFDRYMLEDDSGTETPFSHAEGEVLRLFLDSPKRLISRGQMQEILGGAAGDSFDRAMDVRISRLRTKLREDPKNPRLIKTIYGAGYIFLGDVSWS is encoded by the coding sequence ATGAAGACGCCCCTGATCACCATTCTGGACGACGAACCTGAAATCCGCCAGATCCTGACCGAGGCCCTGGAAGAAGCCGGATTTCGCACCCAGAGCTTTGCCCGCGCCCGCGAATTCGAGGCCTCGCTGAAACGGGTCACCCCGGATGTCTGCCTAGTCGATCTGTCGCTCCCCGATACCGACGGATTGTCGCTGGTGCACCGGCTGGCGCTAGAGCAGGGGGCGGCCGTGATCATCATCTCGGGCCGGGCCCAGGTGCAGGACCGGGTGACCGGGTTGGAGCTGGGGGCGGATGACTATATCACCAAACCCTTTGACCCGGTCGAGGTTGTCGCCCGGGTGCGGGCCCGGCTGCGCAGCGGTCCGCGTCCGGCGACGCAATCCGGCAATACCGCGCATTTTTCGGGCTGGATCGCCCATTTCGACCGTTACATGCTGGAAGATGACAGCGGCACCGAGACGCCGTTTTCCCATGCCGAAGGCGAGGTACTGCGGCTGTTTCTGGACAGCCCCAAGCGGCTCATATCGCGCGGTCAGATGCAGGAAATACTGGGAGGTGCCGCCGGGGACAGCTTTGACAGGGCGATGGATGTGCGGATTTCACGCCTGCGCACCAAACTGCGTGAAGATCCCAAAAACCCGCGCCTGATCAAGACCATCTACGGGGCCGGCTACATCTTTCTTGGCGATGTCAGTTGGAGCTGA